One genomic region from Deltaproteobacteria bacterium encodes:
- a CDS encoding 4,5-dioxygenase, translating into MSERVVKDYHAHIYYDPKTTRAAAQKVRAGLTQFNVQLGSWHDEPVGPHLDAMYQAVFTIDEFAKVVPWLMVNREGLSVLVHPTTGGDGYGDHMIRSLWLGERLKLNEAVLKRHQQN; encoded by the coding sequence ATGAGCGAGCGGGTGGTCAAGGATTATCACGCCCATATTTATTACGATCCAAAAACGACGCGCGCGGCGGCGCAGAAGGTGCGCGCTGGCTTGACGCAGTTCAACGTTCAGCTCGGTAGCTGGCATGATGAGCCAGTGGGGCCGCATCTCGATGCCATGTATCAGGCGGTGTTTACGATCGATGAATTCGCCAAGGTCGTGCCCTGGCTCATGGTCAACCGCGAGGGATTGTCCGTGCTAGTTCATCCGACCACCGGTGGCGACGGTTACGGCGATCACATGATTCGTTCGCTCTGGCTCGGTGAACGGCTGAAACTTAACGAAGCGGTGCTCAAGCGCCACCAACAAAATTAG
- a CDS encoding DUF2007 domain-containing protein: MQRIYSSKDSLMIGHLKNVMASFGIQCVTKKLDLISAAGELPPIECWPELWVIEDNKANRAKSILKKALAPLSSVKKPWSCLGCGENIEGQFSECWNCGCDRAGVKSRGVIKFAAPSRRR; encoded by the coding sequence ATGCAACGTATTTACAGCAGCAAAGATTCGCTGATGATCGGCCACTTGAAAAATGTCATGGCGAGTTTCGGTATTCAGTGCGTGACCAAGAAGCTCGATCTGATCAGCGCGGCCGGCGAGCTGCCGCCCATCGAGTGTTGGCCCGAGCTGTGGGTGATTGAAGATAACAAAGCGAACCGCGCTAAATCGATTCTAAAAAAAGCTCTAGCGCCGCTCAGTTCGGTGAAAAAGCCCTGGAGCTGCCTCGGTTGCGGTGAAAACATCGAAGGACAATTTTCCGAATGCTGGAACTGCGGCTGTGACCGCGCCGGCGTCAAATCTCGCGGCGTGATCAAATTCGCCGCGCCTTCACGTCGCCGTTAA
- a CDS encoding DMT family transporter produces MDFSPQLVALASTAVYAAGNLYARVGLVHSTPLIVTLISLIVQTVVVWTILLARGGVPAIDSRALMIFIAVGAVLPIVRLLSYIGIARIGSARSSSLRSTHPFFSAALAIAFLGEPAKHNVMLGTLLIVAGIFFTCWEPRENNVDAKPTDALYPLAAALMSGLIHPATRFALTGANQPIAYSAIVGMVSLLCLSAYFVLTGQVRRDVWPSRAALIPFVTASLLETVGFLLFSAAVSLGPVVLIAPIMATTPMWVLLGSIILLRDLEKVTLRTALGSSAVVGGTILLTLNK; encoded by the coding sequence ATGGACTTCTCCCCGCAACTCGTCGCCCTCGCTTCCACCGCCGTCTACGCCGCGGGCAATCTCTACGCCCGCGTCGGCTTGGTTCATTCGACGCCGCTCATCGTCACGTTGATATCGCTGATCGTGCAAACGGTCGTGGTATGGACGATCCTATTGGCCAGAGGCGGCGTGCCGGCCATCGACTCGCGGGCTTTGATGATTTTCATCGCCGTCGGCGCCGTCTTGCCGATCGTCCGCCTGCTCAGCTACATCGGCATCGCCCGCATCGGCTCGGCGCGTTCGTCGTCGCTACGCTCCACCCATCCGTTCTTCAGCGCCGCGTTGGCGATCGCATTCCTCGGCGAGCCGGCCAAACATAACGTCATGCTCGGCACCTTACTGATCGTCGCCGGCATCTTTTTTACCTGTTGGGAACCGCGCGAGAATAATGTTGATGCCAAACCAACCGACGCGCTCTATCCGTTGGCCGCCGCGTTGATGTCGGGGCTGATCCATCCAGCGACACGTTTTGCCTTAACAGGCGCCAACCAGCCGATCGCTTATTCGGCCATCGTTGGCATGGTCTCGTTGCTTTGTTTGAGCGCTTACTTCGTCCTAACCGGACAAGTGCGACGCGACGTCTGGCCGTCGCGCGCGGCGCTGATTCCGTTCGTCACCGCGAGCCTGCTCGAAACCGTGGGCTTTCTCTTGTTCAGCGCCGCAGTCAGTCTCGGCCCGGTGGTTTTGATCGCGCCGATCATGGCGACCACGCCCATGTGGGTGTTGCTCGGCTCGATCATTCTATTGCGCGATCTGGAAAAAGTGACGCTCAGAACCGCGCTGGGCAGCTCTGCCGTCGTCGGTGGGACGATTTTACTGACGTTGAATAAATGA
- a CDS encoding aldo/keto reductase, whose product MEYRQLGNAGVRVSVVGLGTNRFGSPDMPQAEVNKVIDAALDGGVNFLDSANVYNDGRSEETLGVALKGRMDKVVLATKFNFPRKTSANSWGSSRYHMMQSVEQSLRRLQSDHIDLYYCHRWDDTTPIEETLRGLDDLIRMGKISYIGASLFASWQLAHANLLAELKGWSRFAVLQSEYNLLNRGVEREVLPYCQAHNVGFVPYYPLAGGFLTGKYEFGKPPPPGSRGESVKLVQNLMTEPNYRVVSKLSEWSKDHGRGVNELAQAWLLAQPKVCSVITGAKRVDHVTSNVKAADWHLTSAELKEIEGILKA is encoded by the coding sequence ATGGAGTATCGTCAACTGGGCAATGCCGGTGTGCGGGTTTCAGTGGTCGGCTTGGGTACCAACCGTTTCGGCTCACCGGACATGCCGCAAGCGGAAGTCAACAAAGTCATCGACGCCGCGCTCGACGGCGGCGTGAATTTTTTGGATTCGGCCAACGTTTATAACGATGGCCGGTCGGAAGAAACTTTAGGCGTGGCGCTCAAAGGGCGCATGGACAAGGTCGTGCTGGCGACCAAGTTCAACTTTCCGCGCAAGACCAGCGCCAACAGTTGGGGCTCGTCGCGCTATCATATGATGCAGTCGGTGGAGCAGAGTTTGCGCCGCTTGCAGAGCGATCACATCGATTTGTACTACTGCCATCGCTGGGACGACACGACGCCGATCGAAGAAACCCTGCGCGGTTTGGACGATCTGATTCGCATGGGTAAAATATCTTACATCGGCGCGTCGCTATTCGCTTCGTGGCAATTGGCCCACGCCAATCTGTTGGCAGAGTTGAAAGGCTGGAGCCGCTTCGCGGTTTTGCAGTCCGAATACAACCTGCTCAACCGCGGCGTCGAGCGCGAAGTCTTGCCCTATTGCCAAGCGCACAACGTCGGCTTCGTGCCCTATTATCCATTGGCAGGCGGCTTTCTCACCGGCAAATATGAATTCGGCAAACCGCCGCCGCCGGGTTCCCGCGGCGAGTCGGTGAAGCTGGTGCAGAATCTCATGACCGAGCCTAATTATCGCGTTGTCAGCAAGCTCAGCGAGTGGTCGAAGGATCACGGCCGCGGCGTCAACGAGTTGGCGCAAGCGTGGCTCTTGGCTCAGCCGAAAGTTTGTTCAGTAATCACCGGCGCAAAGCGAGTCGATCATGTGACCAGCAACGTCAAAGCGGCGGATTGGCATCTAACGAGCGCTGAGCTGAAAGAGATCGAGGGGATTTTGAAGGCGTAG
- a CDS encoding GTPase Era, translating to MAEAETDHKEKSAAPFRSGYIAIVGRPNVGKSTLLNKILGEKVAIVSPRPQTTRNRITGIRTTETSQIVFLDTPGIHQGHSMINRRLVDTALQTLDEVDGVLWLLDAHDKIKQEEERIAETLRGVETPVLILINKLDLVSKGKLLPLMDRLSQLLPGKDIVPISALTGDGVPLVLEIVEKWLAEGEKFFTQGEYTDQSERFLASEIVREKVFNLTRQEIPYGVAVTIDEFTEKEEKGLIVIGATIHTERDSHKGILIGKRGAMLKDIGQQAREELEKIFGCRVFLELFIRVDPDWTQNPNLLSEMGI from the coding sequence ATGGCAGAGGCAGAAACCGATCACAAGGAAAAAAGCGCGGCGCCGTTTCGTTCGGGCTACATCGCCATCGTTGGCCGGCCCAACGTCGGCAAGTCGACGTTGCTCAATAAAATTCTCGGCGAAAAAGTAGCGATAGTTTCGCCCCGGCCGCAGACCACGCGCAACCGCATCACCGGCATCCGCACGACGGAGACGTCGCAGATTGTGTTTCTCGACACGCCGGGTATTCATCAGGGCCATTCGATGATCAACCGGCGCTTGGTCGACACCGCGCTGCAGACTCTCGACGAAGTCGACGGCGTGCTCTGGCTGCTCGACGCCCACGATAAAATCAAGCAGGAAGAAGAACGCATCGCCGAGACCCTGCGCGGCGTCGAGACACCGGTGCTGATTCTGATCAACAAGCTCGATCTCGTGTCGAAAGGCAAGTTACTGCCGCTGATGGACCGATTGTCGCAGTTACTTCCCGGCAAAGATATTGTCCCGATCAGCGCGCTCACGGGCGACGGTGTGCCGTTGGTTTTAGAGATCGTCGAAAAATGGCTCGCCGAAGGCGAGAAGTTTTTCACCCAGGGCGAATACACCGACCAGAGCGAGCGCTTTCTCGCCTCGGAAATCGTCCGGGAAAAAGTTTTCAATTTAACCCGCCAAGAAATTCCTTACGGCGTCGCCGTGACCATCGACGAGTTCACCGAGAAAGAAGAAAAAGGTTTGATCGTCATCGGCGCGACGATTCACACCGAGCGCGATTCGCATAAAGGCATTCTCATCGGCAAACGCGGCGCCATGCTCAAAGACATCGGCCAGCAGGCGCGCGAGGAATTGGAAAAAATCTTCGGCTGCCGGGTTTTTCTCGAACTGTTCATCCGCGTCGATCCCGACTGGACGCAGAATCCAAATTTACTGAGCGAGATGGGTATATGA
- a CDS encoding ribosome biogenesis GTPase Der: MTQPALAPSPFMRNRPDKLPVVAIVGRPNVGKSTLFNRLVGERRAIVDDLPGVTRDRNYAEAEWDGRKYLLVDTGGIESATEGQLEENVQAQSRLAVAEADVVVFLFDGKTGLNPLDREAVDLLRRANKPVLFAVNKLDSRQRGDNLYDFFSLGIEPLYSISAEHGLGIGELFDAVASQFAERPAVVEELEPEEPAKKNDRPKADETLRVAIVGRPNVGKSTLINRLLGFERSVVDSTPGTTRDSLDTPFDLLGEPCVLVDTAGIRRKSRIDDRVERFSVSRSLNAVERGDLVLHVIDGIENVTDQDAQILSYAAQRNKALLLVVNKWDAIEKENSSVDKYREEIKYRLAFLEFVPIAFISAATGFGVRKMLESAARVVKAYRRKVTTSQLNQSLQRVVKSHPVPLFHGRPVKFYYGTQTGTRPPTFTFFVNLPNAVPESYQRYLVSHLREALGLDFAPIKMFLRARRESEPGKKKRS, encoded by the coding sequence ATGACTCAGCCGGCGCTGGCGCCCTCGCCGTTCATGCGCAACCGGCCGGACAAGCTGCCGGTGGTGGCGATCGTCGGCCGGCCCAACGTCGGCAAGTCGACTTTGTTCAATCGCCTGGTCGGCGAACGCCGAGCGATCGTCGACGATTTGCCGGGCGTGACCCGCGACCGCAACTACGCCGAAGCCGAATGGGACGGACGAAAATATTTACTGGTCGACACCGGCGGCATCGAGTCGGCCACCGAAGGACAGTTGGAAGAGAACGTCCAGGCCCAGAGCCGCTTGGCGGTGGCCGAAGCGGACGTGGTGGTTTTTCTCTTCGACGGTAAGACCGGGCTCAATCCGCTCGATCGCGAAGCGGTGGATCTCTTGCGCCGGGCCAACAAGCCGGTGCTATTCGCGGTCAACAAGCTCGACTCGCGCCAGCGCGGCGACAATTTATACGATTTTTTTTCCCTCGGCATCGAGCCGCTTTATTCGATTTCCGCCGAGCATGGGCTCGGCATCGGCGAGCTGTTCGATGCGGTGGCGAGCCAGTTTGCCGAGCGGCCGGCGGTTGTTGAAGAACTCGAGCCAGAAGAGCCGGCGAAAAAAAATGATCGGCCGAAAGCCGATGAAACTCTGCGGGTCGCGATTGTCGGCCGGCCCAACGTCGGCAAGTCGACTCTGATCAATCGTTTGCTCGGTTTCGAACGTTCGGTGGTCGATTCGACGCCGGGGACGACGCGGGATTCTTTGGACACGCCTTTCGATTTACTCGGCGAGCCCTGCGTGTTGGTCGACACCGCCGGCATCCGGCGCAAATCACGCATCGACGATCGGGTCGAACGCTTTAGTGTCAGCCGCTCGTTGAATGCCGTGGAGCGCGGCGATCTGGTGCTGCACGTCATCGACGGCATCGAGAACGTCACCGATCAAGACGCGCAGATCTTGAGTTACGCGGCGCAGCGCAACAAGGCGTTGCTGCTGGTGGTCAACAAGTGGGACGCGATCGAAAAAGAAAATAGCAGCGTCGACAAGTATCGCGAGGAAATCAAATATCGGCTGGCGTTTTTAGAATTCGTGCCGATCGCGTTTATTTCCGCTGCCACCGGTTTCGGCGTGCGCAAGATGCTCGAAAGCGCGGCGCGAGTCGTGAAAGCCTACCGGCGCAAGGTTACCACTTCGCAGCTCAACCAATCGCTGCAACGGGTCGTCAAGAGTCATCCGGTGCCGCTGTTCCACGGCCGGCCGGTGAAATTTTACTACGGCACTCAGACCGGCACGCGGCCGCCGACGTTTACCTTCTTTGTCAATTTGCCGAACGCGGTGCCGGAAAGCTATCAACGTTATTTAGTCAGCCACCTGCGCGAAGCTCTCGGCTTGGATTTCGCGCCGATCAAAATGTTTTTGCGCGCGCGCCGCGAATCGGAGCCGGGCAAAAAGAAACGCTCATGA
- a CDS encoding methylated-DNA--[protein]-cysteine S-methyltransferase, with the protein MKTQWRIAANPRGVTKLALDSGSRSRSALSQHYNEARRRAVKELRDYFAGRRQAFSVPCDLSELTPFTQKVLSAAAKIPYGQVRSYKWLAERLGKPKAARAVGNALARNPVPILIPCHRVVRRDGAIGRFVLGSGWKKRLLELEKRFAKTEASLNCGV; encoded by the coding sequence ATGAAAACCCAATGGCGAATCGCCGCCAACCCGCGTGGCGTGACAAAGTTGGCGCTCGACAGCGGCTCCAGATCTCGTTCAGCGCTCTCTCAACATTATAATGAAGCGCGCCGGCGCGCCGTCAAAGAGTTGCGCGACTATTTCGCCGGTCGGCGCCAAGCGTTTTCCGTCCCTTGCGATCTTAGCGAATTGACGCCGTTTACCCAGAAAGTGCTGAGCGCCGCGGCGAAAATCCCCTACGGCCAAGTGCGCAGTTACAAATGGTTAGCCGAGCGATTGGGCAAGCCAAAAGCGGCCCGCGCGGTGGGCAACGCCTTGGCGCGCAATCCCGTGCCGATCCTCATCCCTTGCCATCGGGTGGTGCGCCGCGACGGCGCCATCGGCCGGTTCGTGCTCGGTTCGGGGTGGAAAAAAAGATTGTTGGAATTGGAAAAAAGATTTGCAAAAACAGAAGCTTCGTTAAACTGCGGCGTCTGA